The Nocardia sp. NBC_00508 nucleotide sequence GGCGACTCAGCCCTTCGCGACGATCGTGACGAAGAACTACCCCGGCGACGAAAGCTCCCGCTTGGAACGCCCGGATACGTTCCGCGTCAACATCGCAGCCGGAAAAGAAGCCTTCATCCAGTGGACCGGCCGCGCGCCGCGCGAACCAGCCGCCGACATCGACCCCAGCATCCTCGATACCGTGATCGCACACCCCGTCTACGGCCCCGTTGGTTGGCTCGCGATAGTGAATCCAGGCCGGCGCTCGGAAGAAGCCGCCCGCGGACTGCTCCGCACGGCCTATCAGCTCGCACGCTCCCGCTATGAGCGGCGTACTGG carries:
- a CDS encoding DUF6194 family protein; amino-acid sequence: MTIDEIIGFASGLEGVLTLQPRPGDGSPEISWGDTFFYYSPTGDVPKATQPFATIVTKNYPGDESSRLERPDTFRVNIAAGKEAFIQWTGRAPREPAADIDPSILDTVIAHPVYGPVGWLAIVNPGRRSEEAARGLLRTAYQLARSRYERRTGSTGS